From a single Apium graveolens cultivar Ventura chromosome 2, ASM990537v1, whole genome shotgun sequence genomic region:
- the LOC141707697 gene encoding uncharacterized protein LOC141707697: MAPLLSLSPPPILPQTPISHHTHFNPPHYPTLRSPFPATPLRRISFPATPLRAVREWQEYEAAVKEKDLAKALRFLRDVQVVEEEKEELSESTRLETELGMYGWDRNWEVLDTCLNADDLRLVGAAYSFLKDKGFLPTFGKYRNIVLEGPRDVTPSVIRSSAGLQVSKLSPKKWGLSGSSSVVLAGFFAGISFLVNQGIDIRPNLAVVLGLAMADSIFLGGSCLAQISSYWPPYRRRILVHEAGHLLIAYLMGCPIRGVILDPIVAMQMGIQGQAGTQFWDENMQNELAQGRLSGTAFDRYCMVLFAGIAAEALVYGEADGGENDENLFRSISVLLDPPLSVAQMSNQARWSVLQSYNLLKWHKHAHRAAVKALEDGGSLSVVIRKVEEAMSTGR, encoded by the exons ATGGCCCCGCTCCTCTCCCTCTCACCCCCTCCGATTCTCCCTCAAACCCCCATCTCTCACCACACCCATTTCAACCCTCCACACTATCCCACACTCCGATCCCCATTTCCGGCCACCCCACTTCGCCGGATATCATTCCCGGCGACCCCATTAAGAGCTGTTAGAGAATGGCAAGAGTATGAAGCTGCAGTCAAGGAGAAAGATTTAGCTAAAGCCTTACGGTTCTTGAGAGACGTACAAGTTGTagaggaagaaaaagaagaattGAGTGAGTCGACTCGGTTAGAGACCGAGTTGGGAATGTATGGATGGGACAGAAACTGGGAGGTGTTGGATACATGTTTGAATGCAGATGATTTGAGATTAGTTGGTGCTGCTTATTCTTTTCTTAAGGATAAAGGCTTCTTGCCCACTTTTGGAAAGTACAGAAATATTG TTCTGGAGGGACCAAGAGATGTTACACCAAGTGTAATAAGATCCTCGGCTGGTTTACAAG TTTCAAAACTTTCACCAAAAAAGTGGGGTCTTTCGGGAAGTTCTAGTGTTGTTTTGGCTGGTTTCTTTGCTGGAATATCTTTTTTAGTTAATCAAGGAATAGATATCAGACCAAACCTGGCGGTTGTCCTGGGGTTAGCCATGGCAGATTCTATATTCCTTGGTGGTTCATGTTTAGCTCAAATCTCAAGTTATTGGCCACCTTACAGACGGAGGATTCTTGTGCATGAAGCTGGACATCTTCTAATCG CATATCTTATGGGTTGTCCAATTCGTGGGGTAATCTTAGACCCAATTGTTGCAATGCAAATGGGCATTCAAGGACAG GCAGGAACACAGTTTTGGGATGAAAATATGCAAAACGAGCTTGCTCAGGGCCGATTGAGCGGCACCGCCTTTGATAG GTATTGCATGGTGCTATTTGCTGGGATTGCAGCCGAAGCCCTTGTGTACGGTGAGGCTGACGGTGGTGAGAATGATGAAAATCTATTTAGGAGCATTTCGGTTCTTTTGGATCCTCCACTCTCTGTTGCCCAG ATGTCAAATCAAGCAAGATGGTCAGTTCTACAGTCTTATAATTTACTCAAATGGCATAAGCATGCCCATCGAGCAGCCGTTAAAGCTCTGGAAGATGGAGGTAGTCTAAGCGTGGTTATTAGGAAAGTCGAGGAGGCCATGTCTACTGGTAGATAA
- the LOC141707698 gene encoding nuclear transcription factor Y subunit C-2-like isoform X5 has product MITHLVGRQASSNYATPPFYKANPLIMFGRSQMDHSEESHQQQEEVIDIAYGVPQYHAGQGVATGTPVVPVSAATQAHHFLQQKQQLQQQDQLQAFWVNQMHEIEQTTDFKNHNLPLARIKKVMKADEDVRMISSEAPVLFAKACEMFIMDLTMRSWSHTEENKRRTLQKNDIAAAVSRTDVFDFLVDIIPKDEFKEDTRVTIPLMGPPAADSGPYYYVPQQHAVGPAGFYPDQQQNHQPLPYMQWHQPQHDQNQQQQENGN; this is encoded by the exons ATGATTACACATCTAGTTGGAAGGCAAGCAAGCAGCAACTACGCTACTCCCCCCTTTTACAAAGCCAATCCTCTCAT TATGTTTGGTAGGTCTCAAATGGACCATTCAGAAGAATCTCATCAGCAGCAAGAAGAGGTGATTGATATTGCTTACGGTGTGCCTCAGTACCATGCTGGACAAGGAGTTGCAACAGGTACACCTGTTGTGCCAGTTTCTGCAGCAACTCAGGCGCACCATTTCCTTCAGCAAAAGCAGCAGCTGCAGCAACAGGATCAGCTTCAGGCGTTTTGGGTTAACCAAATGCACGAAATTGAACAGACGACCGACTTCAAGAACCATAACCTTCCGCTTGCTCGCATCAAGAAGGTAATGAAAGCTGATGAAGATGTCAGGATGATTTCATCTGAGGCCCCTGTTTTATTTGCTAAGGCGTGCGAGATGTTCATCATGGATCTGACTATGCGTTCTTGGTCACACACCGAGGAGAATAAAAGGAGAACGCTGCAGAAGAATGATATCGCAGCTGCAGTTTCAAGGACGGATGTCTTTGATTTTCTTGTTGATATCATCCCAAAGGACGAGTTTAAGGAGGACACAAGGGTTACAATTCCGCTGATGGGTCCACCAGCTGCTGATTCTGGTCCATATTACTATGTTCCGCAGCAGCATGCAGTGGGACCAGCAGGGTTTTATCCTGATCAGCAGCAGAACCATCAACCACTGCCATATATGCAGTGGCATCAGCCCCAACACGATCAAAATCAGCAGCAGCAGGAAAATGGCAACTGA
- the LOC141707698 gene encoding nuclear transcription factor Y subunit C-2-like isoform X3, whose amino-acid sequence MRQRRFVSLPTLRATPVQSPPLSTQTQHNNLNKPLSLTPPPSFTGLSSLTLQLIVTCNMFGRSQMDHSEESHQQQEEVIDIAYGVPQYHAGQGVATGTPVVPVSAATQAHHFLQQKQQLQQQDQLQAFWVNQMHEIEQTTDFKNHNLPLARIKKVMKADEDVRMISSEAPVLFAKACEMFIMDLTMRSWSHTEENKRRTLQKNDIAAAVSRTDVFDFLVDIIPKDEFKEDTRVTIPLMGPPAADSGPYYYVPQQHAVGPAGFYPDQQQNHQPLPYMQWHQPQHDQNQQQQENGN is encoded by the exons ATGAGGCAGAGGAGGTTCGTGTCCCTTCCAACGCTGAGAGCGACACCTGTCCAGTCCCCCCCCCTGTCCACCCAAACCCAACACAACAacctaaacaaacctttgagtttgACACCCCCTCCCTCCTTCACTGGGCTCAGCTCTCTCACTCTTCAGCTAATTGTAACTTGTAA TATGTTTGGTAGGTCTCAAATGGACCATTCAGAAGAATCTCATCAGCAGCAAGAAGAGGTGATTGATATTGCTTACGGTGTGCCTCAGTACCATGCTGGACAAGGAGTTGCAACAGGTACACCTGTTGTGCCAGTTTCTGCAGCAACTCAGGCGCACCATTTCCTTCAGCAAAAGCAGCAGCTGCAGCAACAGGATCAGCTTCAGGCGTTTTGGGTTAACCAAATGCACGAAATTGAACAGACGACCGACTTCAAGAACCATAACCTTCCGCTTGCTCGCATCAAGAAGGTAATGAAAGCTGATGAAGATGTCAGGATGATTTCATCTGAGGCCCCTGTTTTATTTGCTAAGGCGTGCGAGATGTTCATCATGGATCTGACTATGCGTTCTTGGTCACACACCGAGGAGAATAAAAGGAGAACGCTGCAGAAGAATGATATCGCAGCTGCAGTTTCAAGGACGGATGTCTTTGATTTTCTTGTTGATATCATCCCAAAGGACGAGTTTAAGGAGGACACAAGGGTTACAATTCCGCTGATGGGTCCACCAGCTGCTGATTCTGGTCCATATTACTATGTTCCGCAGCAGCATGCAGTGGGACCAGCAGGGTTTTATCCTGATCAGCAGCAGAACCATCAACCACTGCCATATATGCAGTGGCATCAGCCCCAACACGATCAAAATCAGCAGCAGCAGGAAAATGGCAACTGA
- the LOC141707698 gene encoding nuclear transcription factor Y subunit C-2-like isoform X4: protein MRQRRFVSLPTLRATPVQSPPLSTQTQHNNLNKPLSLTPPPSFTGLSSLTLQLIVTCKSQMDHSEESHQQQEEVIDIAYGVPQYHAGQGVATGTPVVPVSAATQAHHFLQQKQQLQQQDQLQAFWVNQMHEIEQTTDFKNHNLPLARIKKVMKADEDVRMISSEAPVLFAKACEMFIMDLTMRSWSHTEENKRRTLQKNDIAAAVSRTDVFDFLVDIIPKDEFKEDTRVTIPLMGPPAADSGPYYYVPQQHAVGPAGFYPDQQQNHQPLPYMQWHQPQHDQNQQQQENGN, encoded by the exons ATGAGGCAGAGGAGGTTCGTGTCCCTTCCAACGCTGAGAGCGACACCTGTCCAGTCCCCCCCCCTGTCCACCCAAACCCAACACAACAacctaaacaaacctttgagtttgACACCCCCTCCCTCCTTCACTGGGCTCAGCTCTCTCACTCTTCAGCTAATTGTAACTTGTAA GTCTCAAATGGACCATTCAGAAGAATCTCATCAGCAGCAAGAAGAGGTGATTGATATTGCTTACGGTGTGCCTCAGTACCATGCTGGACAAGGAGTTGCAACAGGTACACCTGTTGTGCCAGTTTCTGCAGCAACTCAGGCGCACCATTTCCTTCAGCAAAAGCAGCAGCTGCAGCAACAGGATCAGCTTCAGGCGTTTTGGGTTAACCAAATGCACGAAATTGAACAGACGACCGACTTCAAGAACCATAACCTTCCGCTTGCTCGCATCAAGAAGGTAATGAAAGCTGATGAAGATGTCAGGATGATTTCATCTGAGGCCCCTGTTTTATTTGCTAAGGCGTGCGAGATGTTCATCATGGATCTGACTATGCGTTCTTGGTCACACACCGAGGAGAATAAAAGGAGAACGCTGCAGAAGAATGATATCGCAGCTGCAGTTTCAAGGACGGATGTCTTTGATTTTCTTGTTGATATCATCCCAAAGGACGAGTTTAAGGAGGACACAAGGGTTACAATTCCGCTGATGGGTCCACCAGCTGCTGATTCTGGTCCATATTACTATGTTCCGCAGCAGCATGCAGTGGGACCAGCAGGGTTTTATCCTGATCAGCAGCAGAACCATCAACCACTGCCATATATGCAGTGGCATCAGCCCCAACACGATCAAAATCAGCAGCAGCAGGAAAATGGCAACTGA
- the LOC141707698 gene encoding nuclear transcription factor Y subunit C-2-like isoform X2 gives MDPRGNEAEEVRVPSNAESDTCPVPPPVHPNPTQQPKQTFEFDTPSLLHWAQLSHSSANCNLSQMDHSEESHQQQEEVIDIAYGVPQYHAGQGVATGTPVVPVSAATQAHHFLQQKQQLQQQDQLQAFWVNQMHEIEQTTDFKNHNLPLARIKKVMKADEDVRMISSEAPVLFAKACEMFIMDLTMRSWSHTEENKRRTLQKNDIAAAVSRTDVFDFLVDIIPKDEFKEDTRVTIPLMGPPAADSGPYYYVPQQHAVGPAGFYPDQQQNHQPLPYMQWHQPQHDQNQQQQENGN, from the exons ATGGATCCACGTGGAAATGAGGCAGAGGAGGTTCGTGTCCCTTCCAACGCTGAGAGCGACACCTGTCCAGTCCCCCCCCCTGTCCACCCAAACCCAACACAACAacctaaacaaacctttgagtttgACACCCCCTCCCTCCTTCACTGGGCTCAGCTCTCTCACTCTTCAGCTAATTGTAACTT GTCTCAAATGGACCATTCAGAAGAATCTCATCAGCAGCAAGAAGAGGTGATTGATATTGCTTACGGTGTGCCTCAGTACCATGCTGGACAAGGAGTTGCAACAGGTACACCTGTTGTGCCAGTTTCTGCAGCAACTCAGGCGCACCATTTCCTTCAGCAAAAGCAGCAGCTGCAGCAACAGGATCAGCTTCAGGCGTTTTGGGTTAACCAAATGCACGAAATTGAACAGACGACCGACTTCAAGAACCATAACCTTCCGCTTGCTCGCATCAAGAAGGTAATGAAAGCTGATGAAGATGTCAGGATGATTTCATCTGAGGCCCCTGTTTTATTTGCTAAGGCGTGCGAGATGTTCATCATGGATCTGACTATGCGTTCTTGGTCACACACCGAGGAGAATAAAAGGAGAACGCTGCAGAAGAATGATATCGCAGCTGCAGTTTCAAGGACGGATGTCTTTGATTTTCTTGTTGATATCATCCCAAAGGACGAGTTTAAGGAGGACACAAGGGTTACAATTCCGCTGATGGGTCCACCAGCTGCTGATTCTGGTCCATATTACTATGTTCCGCAGCAGCATGCAGTGGGACCAGCAGGGTTTTATCCTGATCAGCAGCAGAACCATCAACCACTGCCATATATGCAGTGGCATCAGCCCCAACACGATCAAAATCAGCAGCAGCAGGAAAATGGCAACTGA
- the LOC141707698 gene encoding nuclear transcription factor Y subunit C-2-like isoform X1 — translation MDPRGNEAEEVRVPSNAESDTCPVPPPVHPNPTQQPKQTFEFDTPSLLHWAQLSHSSANCNFMFGRSQMDHSEESHQQQEEVIDIAYGVPQYHAGQGVATGTPVVPVSAATQAHHFLQQKQQLQQQDQLQAFWVNQMHEIEQTTDFKNHNLPLARIKKVMKADEDVRMISSEAPVLFAKACEMFIMDLTMRSWSHTEENKRRTLQKNDIAAAVSRTDVFDFLVDIIPKDEFKEDTRVTIPLMGPPAADSGPYYYVPQQHAVGPAGFYPDQQQNHQPLPYMQWHQPQHDQNQQQQENGN, via the exons ATGGATCCACGTGGAAATGAGGCAGAGGAGGTTCGTGTCCCTTCCAACGCTGAGAGCGACACCTGTCCAGTCCCCCCCCCTGTCCACCCAAACCCAACACAACAacctaaacaaacctttgagtttgACACCCCCTCCCTCCTTCACTGGGCTCAGCTCTCTCACTCTTCAGCTAATTGTAACTT TATGTTTGGTAGGTCTCAAATGGACCATTCAGAAGAATCTCATCAGCAGCAAGAAGAGGTGATTGATATTGCTTACGGTGTGCCTCAGTACCATGCTGGACAAGGAGTTGCAACAGGTACACCTGTTGTGCCAGTTTCTGCAGCAACTCAGGCGCACCATTTCCTTCAGCAAAAGCAGCAGCTGCAGCAACAGGATCAGCTTCAGGCGTTTTGGGTTAACCAAATGCACGAAATTGAACAGACGACCGACTTCAAGAACCATAACCTTCCGCTTGCTCGCATCAAGAAGGTAATGAAAGCTGATGAAGATGTCAGGATGATTTCATCTGAGGCCCCTGTTTTATTTGCTAAGGCGTGCGAGATGTTCATCATGGATCTGACTATGCGTTCTTGGTCACACACCGAGGAGAATAAAAGGAGAACGCTGCAGAAGAATGATATCGCAGCTGCAGTTTCAAGGACGGATGTCTTTGATTTTCTTGTTGATATCATCCCAAAGGACGAGTTTAAGGAGGACACAAGGGTTACAATTCCGCTGATGGGTCCACCAGCTGCTGATTCTGGTCCATATTACTATGTTCCGCAGCAGCATGCAGTGGGACCAGCAGGGTTTTATCCTGATCAGCAGCAGAACCATCAACCACTGCCATATATGCAGTGGCATCAGCCCCAACACGATCAAAATCAGCAGCAGCAGGAAAATGGCAACTGA
- the LOC141707698 gene encoding nuclear transcription factor Y subunit C-2-like isoform X6, whose product MITHLVGRQASSNYATPPFYKANPLMSQMDHSEESHQQQEEVIDIAYGVPQYHAGQGVATGTPVVPVSAATQAHHFLQQKQQLQQQDQLQAFWVNQMHEIEQTTDFKNHNLPLARIKKVMKADEDVRMISSEAPVLFAKACEMFIMDLTMRSWSHTEENKRRTLQKNDIAAAVSRTDVFDFLVDIIPKDEFKEDTRVTIPLMGPPAADSGPYYYVPQQHAVGPAGFYPDQQQNHQPLPYMQWHQPQHDQNQQQQENGN is encoded by the exons ATGATTACACATCTAGTTGGAAGGCAAGCAAGCAGCAACTACGCTACTCCCCCCTTTTACAAAGCCAATCCTCTCAT GTCTCAAATGGACCATTCAGAAGAATCTCATCAGCAGCAAGAAGAGGTGATTGATATTGCTTACGGTGTGCCTCAGTACCATGCTGGACAAGGAGTTGCAACAGGTACACCTGTTGTGCCAGTTTCTGCAGCAACTCAGGCGCACCATTTCCTTCAGCAAAAGCAGCAGCTGCAGCAACAGGATCAGCTTCAGGCGTTTTGGGTTAACCAAATGCACGAAATTGAACAGACGACCGACTTCAAGAACCATAACCTTCCGCTTGCTCGCATCAAGAAGGTAATGAAAGCTGATGAAGATGTCAGGATGATTTCATCTGAGGCCCCTGTTTTATTTGCTAAGGCGTGCGAGATGTTCATCATGGATCTGACTATGCGTTCTTGGTCACACACCGAGGAGAATAAAAGGAGAACGCTGCAGAAGAATGATATCGCAGCTGCAGTTTCAAGGACGGATGTCTTTGATTTTCTTGTTGATATCATCCCAAAGGACGAGTTTAAGGAGGACACAAGGGTTACAATTCCGCTGATGGGTCCACCAGCTGCTGATTCTGGTCCATATTACTATGTTCCGCAGCAGCATGCAGTGGGACCAGCAGGGTTTTATCCTGATCAGCAGCAGAACCATCAACCACTGCCATATATGCAGTGGCATCAGCCCCAACACGATCAAAATCAGCAGCAGCAGGAAAATGGCAACTGA